From the Trifolium pratense cultivar HEN17-A07 linkage group LG4, ARS_RC_1.1, whole genome shotgun sequence genome, the window CAACAAATTAACCACTAttaccatttttttaatattaatagtaACACACCACCATCTTCCTCATACTCAtactcttcttctttttcattttcttgttttcaTTAAACCCAGTTTTTTTCGCATATTTGAAGCTAAtttgatcaaaataaaataaaaaagaatgacGTGGAAAAGTAGAGGAGGTGAATTTTCTTCTAGAAGTTTCATTTCTCAGAAATGGACACTATTCCTTTGTCTTGGTAGTTTCTGTGCTGGAATGCTCTTCACTAACAGgttcttaattttttgttttcaaattttcaattcgGTGTTCTTAGATCTTTATCAGAATTTCTTTggttaattaacttaattaagttaattaatttgtgattttgaagtgattaattgattgatttgtTGGTAGTATTTGGTACTAAATTTGTTGCGTGTATTATAGAAGAAGTGAAATTTTAGATCTGAAATTCTTTGATTTAATTGAAATGAATTGATTCTGAATATtgcaaattttttgtttatgttgaCTCTTTGTGTTCACAAGTCAACTCTGGTATTATATTGGTCTTTGTATTTGCAagtttgatgaaattttaattCATGATGATTAATTTCTGATTACTGTTGTTTTTTAAGTAACAGAGGGGGcaaaataattacttttttttgttaatttgaaCTTATAAAGCAATCATAGCTTTATCCTGTTAATTATGGATCTACCTAGGGTGAAGTGTTTATTTAatagtttaattttgatacactTTCCACAAATGATAATCAATCATATGTATTATTTTGAAGTAGTTATGATTAAAGTTAGACCTTTTTATTTATATGGCAATTATAtttgattgacagtgtaaattttttttatactggCAGTGTATTAGATTAACTGTTGAATATATTGTTTTGgaaaccaattggatagttattGTGGTACTTATTCTGATGAGAAATGTTACTATTATAAAAGGATATGGAGTATTCCTGAACAGAATGGACTTGCTAGACCGACAGCTGCAGAAACTGGTAAAATGAATGTAGTTTCGGACGGTTGTAATTCGAGAATTGTAAGCatcaatttcattttatttgataacAAAGTATATGCTTTATGTTTATAATCTGAATTTTCTAATTCTTTTCTTGTGTCTGTTCTGTTGGCATCCAATTTAGTTGCAAGAGATGGAAATGAGGCGCGAAACTAGAGATATGTATGGTGACGATTTCAAGGGTCATAATTCTGCACAGTAAGTTATACGCAGTACTGTGCAATGATGCAAATGAAGTctaattatttatgttattttgcaTGCTGAACTCATGGGAATGTATTGTATTGAATCAAATGTAGAGCTTTGGATAAAACTATTTCAAATTTAGAGATGGACTTGGCTGCGGCAAGGGCTGTTCAAGAGTCGGTACGAAGTGGTTCTCCTGTTTCAGAAGATATAAGGACGACTGAGTCGTCCGGTAAGAGAAAGTACCTTATGGTCGTAGGTATTAATACTGCATTTAGCAGCAGAAAAAGAAGGGACTCGGTTCGGGCTACCTGGTTGCCACAAGGTTCATAATTTGATCCCATTTCCTAATGCCCTCTTCTATGATTTTTATCCTAATCTATCGATTTTACCAGTTACAGTTTGTGATGATTTGTTCTTTTGATAACATTAGGTGACAAAAGAAAGAAGCTAGAGGAAGAGAAAGGCATCGTCATTCGCTTTGTAATTGGACACAGGTAGCTATCTCATCTTTTTTCAATTACTTTGTTGCATAATTGGTGTCTTCATCGTGCTTTTAGGCTCAATCCCAATTCAAAATGCTTTAAAAATTATTACACTAATAATTACTTCTCCATGTCATAAATCTGTATTTTAGTcttccaaattattttttactagtTTCCGTAAAATATTATCATTGATAAGAGTTATTGCGAAAAATTGTATATCTAATCAGTTCTCTCTTTTATCTAGTGCTACATCAGGAGGTATCCTAGACAGAGCTATTGAAGCCGAGGACAGAAAGCACGGAGATTTCTTGAGACTGGTAATTTGACATATTAGCATTTTCGTTTCATTGCTATTTCCGTCCCCCATTTCCCTTTTCTCTTGTTTTACTTGACGTCTTTTGTATTATCTTGCCACTGTCATtgcttttaaagaaaaaaaaacgaaaaatacCACCGATTTTCAGATCTATAAACTTTCTTGTTTTTATGTAGAATCATGTTGAAGGATACCTTGAATTGTCAGCAAAGACAAAGACATACTTTGCTACTGCTGTGAACTTGTGGGATGCTGACTTCTATGTCAAAGTTGATGACGATGTTCATGTAAATATAGGTATTTAAGTTTTAAAATTCTGATCATAGCATGAGGAATTGGCATTTTGTAATTAACTAAAGTTTTTGAAAGTTAATCATCACTTTCtaacaatataataatataaatactcCTTCATAATTATCTTAGATCTGTATCTAATGCCTGACATCGGTTTATagttaaaatgttaaatagtaaGTATGCATGATGTTTCGATATAATGATATGTACCTTTTGTCTTAATATCCTACTCGATCTTTTTCAGCAACATTGGGAGAAACTCTAGTTAGACACCGATCAAAACAACGAATATACATTGGATGCATGAAATCTGGACCCGTCCTGGCTCAAAAGTGAGAAATACTttctaatttttctttgtttctattGAACTGAAGAGGTGGGACTTTTTCACTATTAGCTTCTTACCTTAATACTTTGTTTCACAGAGGTGTAAGGTACCATGAACCTGAGCATTGGAAGTTCGGAGAGTCTGGAAACAAGTACTTCCGTC encodes:
- the LOC123920307 gene encoding probable beta-1,3-galactosyltransferase 2 — protein: MTWKSRGGEFSSRSFISQKWTLFLCLGSFCAGMLFTNRIWSIPEQNGLARPTAAETGKMNVVSDGCNSRILQEMEMRRETRDMYGDDFKGHNSAQALDKTISNLEMDLAAARAVQESVRSGSPVSEDIRTTESSGKRKYLMVVGINTAFSSRKRRDSVRATWLPQGDKRKKLEEEKGIVIRFVIGHSATSGGILDRAIEAEDRKHGDFLRLNHVEGYLELSAKTKTYFATAVNLWDADFYVKVDDDVHVNIATLGETLVRHRSKQRIYIGCMKSGPVLAQKGVRYHEPEHWKFGESGNKYFRHATGQLYAISNDLATYISINQNVLHKYANEDVSIGAWFIGLDVEHIDDRRLCCGTPPDCEWKAQAGNICVASFDWSCSGICRSAERIKEVHKRCGEGENALWSASF